From the Thermococcus sp. M39 genome, one window contains:
- a CDS encoding adenosylhomocysteinase yields the protein MDCTKDYCVKDINLAPEGEKKIDWVSRFMPVLQSIRKDFKKEKPFKGVKITACLHLEMKTAFLLLTLKAGGAEVSATASNPLSTQDDVVAALAKAGVKVYAIRGEDREQYYEFMHKALDIKPNILIDDGADMISVVHRERQELIDNIWGASEETTTGVIRLRAMEKDGVLRFPIIAVNDSYTKYLFDNRYGTGQSTWDGIIRTTNLLVAGKNVVVVGYGWCGRGIAMRARGFGATVIVVEVDPIRALEARMDGFLVMPMKEAAKIGDIFITATGDINCIRKEHFEVMKDGVILANAGHFDVEISKPDLESLAIEISNPRPNITEYKLKDGRRLYLLAEGRLVNLAAADGHPAEIMDMSFALQAMAAKYIKDNHERLEPKVYVLPREIDEMVARIKLAAMGIEIEQLTEEQKKYLESWEHGT from the coding sequence ATGGACTGCACGAAAGATTATTGTGTCAAAGACATTAACTTGGCTCCGGAAGGAGAGAAGAAAATTGACTGGGTTTCTCGCTTTATGCCCGTCCTCCAGAGTATAAGAAAGGATTTCAAGAAAGAAAAGCCGTTTAAAGGCGTTAAGATTACTGCTTGCTTGCACTTGGAAATGAAGACTGCTTTCCTTCTTCTCACGCTAAAAGCCGGAGGAGCAGAGGTTTCAGCAACTGCAAGCAATCCTCTAAGTACTCAAGATGATGTTGTCGCGGCTTTAGCTAAGGCTGGTGTTAAAGTTTATGCAATAAGAGGGGAAGATAGAGAGCAGTATTATGAATTCATGCATAAAGCCCTCGACATAAAGCCAAACATCCTCATAGATGATGGAGCAGACATGATAAGCGTTGTCCACAGAGAAAGGCAAGAACTCATTGACAATATTTGGGGAGCCAGCGAGGAAACGACAACTGGAGTTATCCGCTTAAGGGCGATGGAAAAAGATGGAGTGCTTAGATTCCCAATCATAGCTGTCAATGATTCATATACAAAGTATTTATTCGACAATCGCTATGGAACTGGTCAGTCAACATGGGACGGCATAATAAGAACTACCAACCTTCTTGTGGCTGGTAAAAACGTCGTTGTCGTCGGCTATGGCTGGTGCGGAAGAGGAATAGCAATGAGGGCAAGAGGGTTTGGAGCGACAGTTATAGTGGTTGAAGTTGATCCAATTAGGGCATTAGAAGCAAGGATGGATGGCTTTTTAGTCATGCCGATGAAGGAAGCAGCTAAGATTGGAGACATTTTCATCACTGCAACCGGTGATATAAACTGCATCCGCAAAGAGCATTTTGAAGTTATGAAGGATGGAGTGATTTTAGCTAATGCTGGGCATTTTGATGTGGAGATTTCAAAACCTGACCTGGAGTCTTTAGCTATTGAGATCAGCAATCCAAGGCCTAACATAACCGAATACAAGCTCAAAGATGGGAGAAGATTATACCTGCTTGCAGAAGGGCGTTTGGTAAACTTAGCGGCAGCAGATGGACATCCAGCTGAGATTATGGACATGAGCTTTGCTCTGCAAGCTATGGCTGCTAAATACATTAAAGATAACCACGAGAGGCTTGAGCCAAAAGTCTACGTTTTGCCGAGAGAAATTGATGAGATGGTAGCGAGGATTAAGTTAGCAGCTATGGGAATTGAGATTGAACAGCTGACAGAAGAACAAAAGAAATACTTGGAAAGCTGGGAGCACGGGACTTAA
- a CDS encoding nucleotidyltransferase domain-containing protein, translating into MNWQSALDKFLKDWKDKDFVEAALLTGSYAVGLQTKHSDVDVYIVLSDKVEWRERGNVIIDGVLIEYFANPVKQIRQYFKKEFKQNKRSTARIITIGKVLFDKTGIAEELKREALEYMKKPFEKPDEIWVEIAKYFLWDMLDSLKDAEERNDPSFSYLYHLTINKALEIYSKFLCVEIPPASKVYRLFTDGKFREAYMFEEFPDKEFVKLFLSAMKSLELRNLELVIEHVFDKMGGFNINGWQLRTKIEV; encoded by the coding sequence ATGAACTGGCAATCTGCTTTGGATAAGTTCCTCAAGGATTGGAAAGACAAAGACTTTGTCGAAGCGGCTCTGCTTACTGGGAGTTATGCTGTTGGATTACAAACCAAGCACTCTGATGTAGATGTTTACATCGTGCTTTCTGATAAAGTTGAGTGGCGTGAGAGAGGGAACGTCATTATAGATGGCGTTTTAATTGAATACTTTGCAAACCCAGTAAAACAAATTAGACAATACTTTAAGAAAGAATTCAAGCAGAATAAAAGAAGTACTGCAAGAATCATCACAATTGGCAAAGTCCTCTTTGATAAGACAGGAATAGCTGAGGAGCTCAAAAGAGAAGCGTTGGAATACATGAAAAAGCCCTTTGAGAAGCCTGATGAAATTTGGGTAGAGATTGCTAAATACTTCCTCTGGGACATGCTTGACAGCCTAAAGGATGCAGAAGAAAGAAACGACCCAAGCTTTAGCTATCTTTATCATCTAACAATTAACAAAGCCCTTGAGATTTATTCAAAGTTTTTATGTGTTGAAATTCCACCAGCAAGCAAAGTTTATCGCCTCTTTACAGATGGAAAGTTTAGAGAAGCTTACATGTTTGAAGAATTTCCAGACAAAGAATTTGTTAAACTATTCCTGAGTGCTATGAAAAGTTTGGAACTAAGAAACCTTGAATTGGTCATAGAGCATGTCTTTGACAAAATGGGTGGCTTCAATATTAATGGCTGGCAACTGAGAACAAAAATCGAAGTATAA